The window GCTGCGCTTCGCCGAGATCTGCCGCCAGGCGGGCCTGCCGAAGGGCGTCGTCAACATCGTCACCGGTGACGGCCGCACCGGCGCCGCGCTCACCTCGCACCCGGACGTCAACAAGGTCGCCTTCACCGGCTCCACCCCGGTCGGCCGGGCGATCGCCAAGCAGATCGCGGGCACCCGCAAGAAGCTCTCGCTGGAGCTCGGCGGCAAGGCCGCGAACATCGTCTTCGACGACGCGCCGATCGACCAGGCGGTCGAGGGCATCGTCAACGGCATCTTCTTCAACCAGGGCCACGTCTGCTGCGCGGGTTCGCGCCTGCTGGTCCAGGAGTCGATCCACGACGAGCTGCTGGACGCCCTGAAGCGCCGGATGGGCACCCTGCGGGTCGGCGACCCGCTGGACAAGAACACCGACATCGGCGCCATCAACTCGGCCGCCCAGCTGGCCCGGATCACCGCGCTGACCGACGCCGGCGAGGCCGAGGGCGCCGAGCGCTGGTCGCCCGCCTGCGAGCTGCCCGGCACCGGCTTCTGGTTCAGGCCGACCGTCTTCACCGGCGTCAGCCAGGCCCACCGGATCGCCCAGGAGGAGATCTTCGGGCCGGTCCTGTCGGTGCTGACCTTCCGCACCCCGGCCGAGGCGGTCGACAAGGCCAACAACACCCCGTACGGCCTCTCCGCCGGCATCTGGACGGAGAAGGGCTCGCGCATCCTCTGGACCGCCAACCGGCTCAAGGCCGGCGTGGTCTGGGCCAACACCTTCAACAAGTTCGACCCGACCTCGCCGTTCGGCGGCTACAAGGAGTCGGGTTACGGCCGCGAAGGTGGCCGCCACGGTCTGGAGGCCTACCTCGATGTCTGATGTCGTGAGCCGTCTTGATGTCCTCAAGACCTACAAGCTGTACGTCGGCGGGAAGTTCCCGCGCTCCGAGAGCGGGCGGGTGTACGAGGTGACGGACTCGAAGGGCGAGTGGCTGGCCAACGCCCCGCTCGGCACCCGCAAGGACGCCCGGGACGCCGTGCTGGCGGCCCGCGCGGCCGTCAAGGGCTGGGCCGGCACCACCGCGTACAACCGCGGCCAGGTGCTGTACCGCGTCGCCGAGATGCTGCAGGGCCGGCGCGAGCAGTTCGCCGCCGAGGTGGCGCTCTCCGAGGGCGTCGGCCCGAAGAAGGCCGCCGCCCTGGTGGACGCCGCCATCGACCGCTGGGTCTGGTACGCGGGCTGGACCGACAAGGTCGCCCAGATCGCGGGCGGCGCCAACCCGGTCGCCGGGCCGTTCTTCAACCTCTCCACCCCGGAGCCGACCGGTGTGGTCGGGATCGTCGCCCCGCAGGCCGGTTACGGGCACTCGCTGCTCGGCCTGGTCTCGGTGATCGCGCCCGCCATCGCCACCGGCAACACCGTGGTGGTCGCGGCGGCCGCGGACGCCCCGCTGCCGGCCCTGTCGCTGGGCGAGGTGCTGGCCACCTCGGACGTCCCCGGCGGCGTGGTCAACATCATCTCGGGCCGGACCGCCGACATCGCGCCCACCCTGGCCTCGCACCAGGACGTCAACGCGGTGGACCTCACCGGCGCCATCGCCGCCGACGGTCCCGGCGCGGCGGGCGCGCTGGAAGCCGCCGCCGCGGATACCCTGAAGAGGGTGGTCCGTCCGGAGCTGGACCCGTTCGCCCAGGACTGGACCAATGCTCCCGGTACCGACCGGCTACTCTCGTTCCTGGAGACGAAGACGGTCTGGCACCCGATGGGGATCTGACCTCCTCGTCACCCCCCGGGCCCGGTGGGCCCACCGAGTAACAACTCCACAAGCTGGCCGTCCCCAGTGCCCTCACCCCCCCAGGGCCCGGACGGTCATTGGACGGACCCGCGCCTCTCCCCCCCTGGCGCGGGTCCGTCGACTTTCCGCCTCCGGTGTCCCCGGCGGCTCTCCTCCCTGGATCCGTCGACTTTCGTCGCCGGCCCGCCATGCTTTCGGCGCTCCCGGCCGGCCCCCGCCCCCGCGCAGACTGGGGCGACACCGCACACCGAGGGGGGCACCGCGTGGGAGAGATCGCCGGCGAGCTGATGGCACTGTTCGCGGACGGGTTCGTCCGCAGGCTGTTCGTGGCCCGCGCCCGGCGCCGGCTGGCCGCCGGCAAGCCGGTCCGGATCCCCTGCTCGGCCCGCTCCGACGGCCCCGGCTGGCCGCCGCGCTACGTCAGCGGGAGGATCCGCGTCACACCGGGCGCCGCGAGCGCCGAGTTCGGCTCACGCGAACTCGACGGCGCCGGCCCGGTCGTACTGGCCGCCGGCGGGGCCTTCCGGGCCCCCGAGCCGGACACCTGGCACGACCACGACTGGGCCGCCACCGCCTACCTGGCACCCGGCTCCGGGCAGCCGGTCTTCCTCCAGGTCGACAGCCGGTACCTGCCGCTGCTGCACCTCGCCCTCGCCGCACCGGAGTCGCCGCACAAGGTGTGACCCGACGGGTTTCGGCATCCGGCCCCGATGCGTCAGACTGGTGTCCCGTGAGTGACTCCCCGCTGAATGCCGCGCCGATAGCCCGTGCCCGAGTGGTCCTGCTGTCCGGGCCCTCCGGATCGGGGAAGTCCTCACTGGCGGAACGGAGCGGCCTTCCGGTGCTCCAGCTCGACGACTTCTACAAGGACGGGGACGACCCCACCCTGCCGCTGCTGGACGACGGCGCGGTCGACTGGGACTCCCCGCTCGCCTGGCACCGTGACGAGGCCCTGGCGGCGATCCGCGGCCTCCACGAGAGCGGCCGCGCCGAAGTCCCGGTGTACTCGATCCCGGCCAACGGCCGCGTCTCCACCCAGGTGCTGGACCTCGCCGGGGCGCCCGCGTTCATCGCCGAGGGCATCTTCGCCGCCGAGATCGCCGGCGCCTGCGCCGCCGAAGGCCTGCTGGGCGACGCCCTGTGCCTGCGCAACGGCGCGCTCACCACCGCCTGGCGGCGGCTGCGCCGGGACGTCCGGGAGAGCCGCAAGTCGCTGCCCGTCCTGGTGCGCCGCGGCTGGCGGCTGATGCGGGCCGAGCGCTCGATCGTCGGCCGGCAGGTCGAACTGGGCGCCCACCCCTGCACCGGCCCGGAGGCGGACCGGCGGATCCGCGCGGCGGCCGGACGGCAGCTCTCCGCGGTCTGAGCTCCACCCGGGGGGCCGCCACGCCCGCAGGCACGCTTGCACTCACGCACGAAGAACGGCGGGCCCGGTGCGTCTCCCCCGCACCGGGCCCGCCGCCTTCCCGGACGGTCATCGGGCTCCCCCGGTTACGCCGCTCCCCCGAGCCGGCGCTGCCAGTTTCCCTGACCGTCCTCACCCGTCCCCCGACGGGAGTCCCTCGCCCCTCGCGGGGCCGTTCTCAGGCGACCAGCTCGCCGAACGCCCGGGCGGTGTCGCCCGACTTGTTCAGGTGCTCGTCGTCGCGCAGCCGGCGCAGCGCGCGCCAGATGCTGCTCTTGACCGTGCCGACGCTGATGCCGAGCACGTCGGCGATCTCCGGGTCGGTCTTGCCCTCGTAGTAGCGCAGCACCAGCATGGTGCGCTGGTTCTCCGGCAGCTTGGCCAGCGCCTGCCAGAGCACGGCGCGCAGCTCGGTGCCGCCCATCGCGTCGGTGTCGCCGACCGTCTCCGGCAGCTCCTCGGTCGGGTACTCGTTGACCTTGCGGCGCCGCCAGGCGGAGATGTGCAGGTTGGTCATGGTGCGGCGGAGGTAGCCCCCCACCGCGGCCTTGTCGGTGATCCGGCCCCAGGCCCGGTAGGTGCTGAAGAGCGCGCTCTGCAGCAGGTCCTCGGCCTCGAAGCGGTCCCCGGTCAGGTGGTACGCCGTGGCGTACAGGGAGGCGCGGCGCTCGCGCACGTACGCGGTGAACTCCGTGGTGTAGTCCTCCGCGACGGCCGGGTGCTCCCCCTGCGCGTCTCCCTGTCCCGCCTCGGCGGTGCGGGTCGCCGCGGGGTTCAGCCGCAGCAG of the Kitasatospora sp. NBC_01246 genome contains:
- a CDS encoding aldehyde dehydrogenase family protein gives rise to the protein MAKKKNIEEPAAQPTGGLFSYAPAPESPAAAGDIATSYGHFIGGEFVDSSGSEALKTVNPATEQVLAEFAQGTEEDVDRAVAAARRAFADWSALPGSERAKYLFRIARIIQERSRELAVLESIDNGKPIRETRDVDLPLVAAHFFYYAGWADKLDFAGYGANPRPLGVAGQVIPWNFPLLMLAWKIAPALATGNTVVLKPAETTPLTALRFAEICRQAGLPKGVVNIVTGDGRTGAALTSHPDVNKVAFTGSTPVGRAIAKQIAGTRKKLSLELGGKAANIVFDDAPIDQAVEGIVNGIFFNQGHVCCAGSRLLVQESIHDELLDALKRRMGTLRVGDPLDKNTDIGAINSAAQLARITALTDAGEAEGAERWSPACELPGTGFWFRPTVFTGVSQAHRIAQEEIFGPVLSVLTFRTPAEAVDKANNTPYGLSAGIWTEKGSRILWTANRLKAGVVWANTFNKFDPTSPFGGYKESGYGREGGRHGLEAYLDV
- a CDS encoding aldehyde dehydrogenase family protein — translated: MSDVVSRLDVLKTYKLYVGGKFPRSESGRVYEVTDSKGEWLANAPLGTRKDARDAVLAARAAVKGWAGTTAYNRGQVLYRVAEMLQGRREQFAAEVALSEGVGPKKAAALVDAAIDRWVWYAGWTDKVAQIAGGANPVAGPFFNLSTPEPTGVVGIVAPQAGYGHSLLGLVSVIAPAIATGNTVVVAAAADAPLPALSLGEVLATSDVPGGVVNIISGRTADIAPTLASHQDVNAVDLTGAIAADGPGAAGALEAAAADTLKRVVRPELDPFAQDWTNAPGTDRLLSFLETKTVWHPMGI
- a CDS encoding SigE family RNA polymerase sigma factor, translating into MGGNGGTRGIGGSGLRKVDSGESAGRGAAGATLLRLNPAATRTAEAGQGDAQGEHPAVAEDYTTEFTAYVRERRASLYATAYHLTGDRFEAEDLLQSALFSTYRAWGRITDKAAVGGYLRRTMTNLHISAWRRRKVNEYPTEELPETVGDTDAMGGTELRAVLWQALAKLPENQRTMLVLRYYEGKTDPEIADVLGISVGTVKSSIWRALRRLRDDEHLNKSGDTARAFGELVA
- a CDS encoding ATP-binding protein, which produces MLQLDDFYKDGDDPTLPLLDDGAVDWDSPLAWHRDEALAAIRGLHESGRAEVPVYSIPANGRVSTQVLDLAGAPAFIAEGIFAAEIAGACAAEGLLGDALCLRNGALTTAWRRLRRDVRESRKSLPVLVRRGWRLMRAERSIVGRQVELGAHPCTGPEADRRIRAAAGRQLSAV